In Pseudomonadota bacterium, a single window of DNA contains:
- a CDS encoding 1-acyl-sn-glycerol-3-phosphate acyltransferase → MNILNFPRALLVLILTPLLTFLVSVTTIIYAVIFRATAQTIQTLPRNMGRIVTWLSGVDVTIEGEEKLDPQKPYIFAANHQSQFDIFTLQGHLKHDFRWLAKKELFDVPVFGIAMRYGGYVSIDRSRGRAAMKSLAEAAQRIADGTSVIIFPEGTRSKDGKLQPFKSGGMTLAIKSGVQLVPVAIIGTHEILPKGRLLVKPGKVLVRVGEPMETGNYSLKERQELAEKLHDKVAKLLQD, encoded by the coding sequence ATGAATATATTAAATTTCCCCCGGGCATTGCTGGTTCTTATTCTTACCCCGCTATTAACCTTTCTTGTGAGTGTCACGACAATTATCTATGCTGTTATCTTTCGTGCTACAGCCCAGACCATCCAGACCCTGCCGCGGAATATGGGGAGGATCGTCACCTGGTTGAGCGGTGTTGATGTAACGATTGAGGGCGAGGAAAAACTTGATCCGCAAAAGCCCTACATCTTTGCTGCAAATCACCAGAGCCAATTTGATATTTTTACGCTTCAGGGCCATCTCAAACATGATTTCAGGTGGCTCGCCAAAAAGGAGCTTTTTGACGTCCCGGTTTTTGGGATCGCAATGCGATATGGCGGTTATGTTTCCATTGACCGGTCCCGGGGGCGGGCGGCGATGAAGAGCCTTGCCGAGGCAGCACAGAGGATTGCCGACGGGACGTCGGTAATAATTTTCCCGGAGGGCACGCGCAGTAAGGACGGCAAGCTCCAGCCCTTCAAGAGCGGCGGCATGACCCTGGCGATAAAATCAGGTGTGCAGTTGGTACCGGTAGCAATAATCGGTACCCATGAGATTCTCCCCAAAGGCAGGCTCCTGGTGAAACCTGGGAAGGTTCTGGTTCGGGTGGGCGAGCCCATGGAAACCGGGAATTATAGTCTGAAAGAGCGGCAGGAACTTGCGGAAAAGCTGCATGACAAGGTTGCAAAATTGCTGCAGGATTAA